From Glycine soja cultivar W05 chromosome 4, ASM419377v2, whole genome shotgun sequence, the proteins below share one genomic window:
- the LOC114408891 gene encoding peroxidase 18-like, whose amino-acid sequence MIPTGAHTIGTAHCSSFRDRFQEDSKGNLRLIDKTLYSDYANELMKQCPAGVQPSVTVNNDPETSKVFDNMYYQNLLAHKGLFQSDSVLISNGSTRKLVEDFANDQELF is encoded by the exons ATGATTCCTACAG GAGCTCATACCATTGGAACAGCACATTGCAGCTCATTCAGGGATCGTTTTCAAGAAGATTCAAAGGGAAATCTTAGGCTCATTGACAAAACCCTATACAGTGACTATGCTAATGAGCTAATGAAACAGTGTCCAGCTGGTGTCCAACCATCTGTAACAGTGAACAATGATCCTGAAACTTCAAAGGTCTTTGACAACATGTACTACCAAAATCTTCTGGCCCACAAAGGGCTATTCCAATCAGATTCTGTTTTGATTAGCAATGGTAGCACAAGGAAGTTGGTGGAGGATTTTGCAAATGATCAAGagcttttctaa